A genomic segment from Gadus morhua chromosome 4, gadMor3.0, whole genome shotgun sequence encodes:
- the grip1 gene encoding glutamate receptor-interacting protein 1 isoform X7 → MIALSFKCRCQVLRRATKDEGPYGKHSGGSRPPDGTLAIRRQSIPEEFRGCSLVELVKKEGSTLGLTVSGGIDKDGKPRVSNLRQGGTAARSDQLVVGDYIRSVNGINLNKFRHDDIISLLKNVGERVVLEVEYELPTLAIQGAGVLFKTLEVTLHKEGNTFGFVTRGGAHEDRNKSRPIVITTLRPGGAADREGTIKPGDRLLSIDGIRLHGTSQSEAMSILKQCGQEATLLLEYDVSIMDSVATASGPLLVEVAKATGSSLGVALSTAVYCNKQVIIIDKVKPGSIADRCGALHPGDHILSVDGSSMEFCSLAEATQLLAASCQLIKMEILPHHQTRPAIKPADQVKVQRSMRPLPWESGGVGSSPPPLPPYQHYNTYHPDHSSSRTLNHNKTTNPPLAQSFSPGSMSAYSLSSISMGTLPRNMYPSSPRGTLHKRKSKKKDFKSSLSLASSTVGLAGQVVHTETTEVLLLSDGIMGFGIQLQGGVFATETLSSPPLIAYMDPDSPAERCGILQIGDRILSINGVPTEDSTLEETNQLLRDSSITAQLTLDIEFDVAESVVPSSGTFHVKLPKKPGVELGITISSPSNRKSGDALIISDIKKGSVAHRTGTLELGDKLLAIDNVRVESCSMEEAVEILQQCEELVKLKIRKDEDNSDEQDLSGSIIYTVELQRYGGPLGITISGTEEPFDPIIISSLTGGGLAERTGAIHVGDRILAINSSSLKGKPLSEAISLLQQAGETVTLKIKKQQDLSSPKSCAVSSSGGLGSEPGEEEEPVVVALPPGQRAYSTLPSVDSAVESWDGSTVDSVLNHAGYHSYSFNEWRSPKTNNIQSSTAPRQRTNPLSDLGLSDDDWDRPPLTGFSVGPDGPEPDQEENFWSQALEDLETCGQSGILRELEATIMSGSSLSLNHEPPPPRSGLGRQASFQEHSSNRPQVAPRSNTLPSDPARRAFAVRKMKQEVSDILTQTPVELHKVSLEKASDAEDFGFSVSDGLLERGVYINNIKQGGAAHRAGLQTYDRMLQINHVRTRDFDCCLVVPLISESGNKLELVISRNPASSSPTANHSHSLGPGHATQPTSSELGAEEEGHIIWSQPGEASL, encoded by the exons ATGATCGCCCTGTCGTTCAAATGCCGCTGTCAGGTCCTCCGCAGAGCAACCAAAg ATGAGGGTCCGTATGGGAAACATTCTGGGGGGTCGCGACCTCCTGATGGAACCCTGGCGATCAGAAGACAAAGTATCCCag AGGAGTTCCGCGGTTGCTCATTGGTGGAGCTGGTGAAGAAGGAGGGGTCGACTCTGGGCCTGACCGTCTCCGGGGGCATTGACAAGGATGGCAAGCCCCGTGTGTCAAACCTGAGGCAGGGGGGCACCGCCGCCAG GAGCGACCAGCTGGTGGTGGGCGACTACATCCGCTCGGTCAACGGCATCAACTTGAACAAGTTCCGCCACGACGACATCATCAGCCTGCTGAAGAACgtgggggagagggtggtgctggaggtggagtaCGAGCTGCCCACGCtag CCATCCAGGGCGCGGGCGTTCTGTTTAAGACCCTGGAGGTGACGCTGCACAAGGAGGGGAACACCTTCGGCTTCGTGACACGAG gcgGGGCCCACGAGGACAGGAATAAGTCGCGCCCCATCGTCATAACAACGCTCCGGCCAGGTGGGGCGGCTGACAG agaggGCACCATCAAGCCGGGGGATCGACTGCTCAGCATCGATGGGATTCGTCTCCATggcaccagccaatcagaggccatGAGCATCCTGAAGCAGTGCGGCCAGGAGGCTACGCTGCTGCTAGAGTACGACGTCTCCATCATGG ACTCGGTTGCCACGGCGTCAGGTCCATTGCTTGTGGAGGTTGCCAAGGCCACGGGCTCCAGCCTGGGCGTGGCTCTGTCCACCGCCGTCTACTGTAACAAGCAGGTCATCATCATAGACAAGGTGAAGCCTGGCAGCATCGCAGACCG GTGTGGTGCGCTCCACCCAGGTGACCACATCCTCTCGGTGGACGGCAGCTCCATGGAGTTCTGCTCGCTGGCTGAGGCGACGCAGCTATTGGCTGCTTCCTGTCAGCTGATCAAGATGGAgatcctcccccaccaccagaccagaccggcCATCAAACCCGCGGACCAAG tcaagGTGCAGCGCAGTATGCGACCCCTCCCCTGGGAGAGTGGGGGTGttggctcctcccctccccccctccccccctaccaGCACTACAACACCTACCACCCTGaccactcctcctccaggacCCTGAACCACAACAAGACCACCAACCCCC cgcTGGCCCAGTCGTTCTCCCCTGGCTCTATGTCCGCCTATAGTCTCTCGTCCATCAGCATGGGGACCCTGCCCCGGAACATGTATCCCAGCAGCCCCCGCGGCACGCTGCATAAGAGGAAGAGCAAGAAGAAGGACTTCAAGAGCTCTC TGTCCCTGGCGTCCAGTACGGTGGGTCTGGCGGGTCAGGTGGTCCACACCGAGACCACCGAGGTCCTGTTGCTGAGCGACGGCATTATGGGCTTTGGCATCCAGCTGCAGGGGGGGGTGTTTGCCACGGAAacgctctcctccccccccctcatcgcCTACATGGACCCGGACAGCCCCGCAGAGag gtgtggtaTCCTCCAGATAGGTGACAGGATATTGTCCATAAATGGAGTTCCTACTGAAGACTCGACCCTGGAGGAGACCAATCAGCTTCTGAGGGACTCGTCCATCACCGCCCAGCTCACCCTGGACATAGAGTTTGACGTAGCAg AGTCGGTGGTTCCCAGTTCAGGAACGTTTCACGTGAAGCTTCCCAAGAAACCCGGAGTGGAGCTGGGCATCACCATCAGCT ctcCCTCTAACAGGAAGTCAGGTGACGCGCTCATCATCTCGGACATCAAGAAGGGCAGCGtggcacacag GACAGGCACCCTGGAGCTGGGCGACAAGCTGCTGGCCATCGACAACGTGCGGGTGGAGAGCTGCTCcatggaggaggcggtggagatCCTGCAGCAGTGTGAGGAGCTGGTGAAGCTGAAGATACGTAAAGACGAGGACAACTCAG atgAGCAGGACCTGTCCGGCAGCATCATCTACACGGTGGAGCTGCAGCGGTACGGCGGTCCGCTGGGCATCACCATCTCTGGGACCGAGGAGCCCTTCGACCCCATCATCATCTCCTCGCTGACCGGGGGCGGCTTGGCCGAGAG GACGGGGGCGATCCACGTGGGCGACCGCATCCTGGccatcaacagcagcagcctgaAGGGGAAGCCGCTCAGCGAGGCCATCAGCTTGCTGCAGCAGGCGGGGGAGACCGTCACACTGAAGATCAAGAAGCAGCAGGACt TGTCCAGCCCCAAGTCGTGTGCGGTCAGCTCCTCTGGGGGGTTGGGGTCGGAGcctggtgaggaggaagagcctGTTGTGGTGGCCCTGCCCCCCGGTCAGAGGGCGTACAGCACCCTGCCGTCGGTGGACAGTGCGGTGGAGTCCTGGGACGGCTCCACCGTTGACAGCGTGCTCAACCACGCCG gctACCATTCCTACAGTTTCAACGAGTGGCGCAGcccaaagacaaacaacatccAATCATCCACCGCCCCCCGCCAGAGAACCAATCCTCTGTCAGACCTTGGGCTGAGTGATGACGACTGGGACCGCCCCCCGCTAACCGG gtTCAGCGTGGGGCCTGACGGGCCTGAACCGGACCAGGAGGAGAACTTCTGGTCCCAGGCGCTGGAGGACCTGGAGACCTGTGGTCAGAGCGGCATATTGAGAGAGCTAGAG GCAACCATCATGTCGGGCTCCAGTCTAAGTCTAAACCATgagccgccgcccccccgctcTGGCCTGGGACGGCAGGCCAGCTTCCAGGAGCACAGCAGCAACCGACCACAG GTGGCTCCGCGCTCCAACACCTTGCCCTCCGACCCCGCGCGGAGAGCCTTCGCAGTGAGGAAGATGAAGCAGGAAGTCAGCGACATCCTGACGCAGACCCCAGTGGAGCTACACAAG gtgagtcTGGAGAAGGCCTCTGACGCGGAGGACTTTGGCTTCAGCGTGTCTGACGGTCTGCTGGAGAGAGGAGTCTACATCAACAACATCAAGCAGGGTGGGGCCGCCCACCGGGCCGGCCTGCAGACCTATGACCGCATGCTgcag ATAAACCATGTGAGGACGCGGGACTTTGACTGCTGTCTCGTGGTTCCTCTCATCTCGGAGTCTGGAAACAAACTGGAGCTTGTGATCAGCAGaaaccccgcctcctcctccccgaccGCCAATCACAGCCATTCGCTGGGCCCTGGGCATGCCACCCAGCCAACCAGTAGTGAGCtgggggctgaggaggaggggcacATCATATGGAGCCAACCAGGGGAGGCCTCCTTATAG